A stretch of the Schistocerca serialis cubense isolate TAMUIC-IGC-003099 chromosome 2, iqSchSeri2.2, whole genome shotgun sequence genome encodes the following:
- the LOC126456177 gene encoding clavesin-2-like, translated as MSSFHKSLDESWKQRAQHEVLEDPTKIEDNIYALRTLVQGEKGLYSRTDDIFLLAFLRARKHNVNEAFKLLKNFYKIKKAHPKQLECCLPSEKGYVYDMDVMTVLDQKDNDGRIVVIMRFEKVDFKKIVVEECFRLTATVLSFCCEDPHVQISGAVFIVDMTGYGLQHFLVATPSNLSLFVKMFQDSFPLRLKGIHVVNAPSLFSAVFALCKPFLKEKLRRRIHIHGRNMSSLHEYVPFEILPKQLGGMLPDFNFSSFRSKIQHNENMIKAWNKYGYGMKPQDSFKSGI; from the exons ATGTCCAGTTTTCACAAATCATTAGATGAGAGCTGGAAGCAACGTGCACAGCATGAGGTGTTGGAAGATCCAACAAAGATTGAAGACAACATATATGCCTTGCGAACACTTGTTCAAG GTGAAAAAGGGCTATATTCAAGAACTGATGACATATTCCTCTTAGCTTTCTTAAGAGCAAGGAAACACAATGTGAATGAAGCGTTCAAATTG CTCAAAAACTTTTACAAAATTAAAAAGGCACATCCAAAACAACTTGAATGCTGTCTCCCATCAGAAAAAGGGTATGTTTATGACATGGATGTAATGACAGTGCTAGACCAAAAAGATAATGATGGAAGGATTGTAGTTATCATGAGATTTG aaaaagtggatttcAAAAAGATTGTCGTAGAAGAATGCTTCCGGTTGACAGCAACAGTGCTTTCATTTTGCTGTGAAGATCCTCATGTTCAGATTTCTGGTGCAGTATTTATTGTGGATATGACAGGGTACGGACTTCAACATTTCCTAGTTGCAACACCATCAAACTTATCACTTTTTGTTAAAATGTTCCAG GATAGCTTCCCTTTGAGGCTCAAGGGTATCCATGTTGTAAATGCACCatcactttttagtgcagtgtttgcaCTTTGTAAACCGTTTTTGAAAGAAAAGCTGAGAAGAAGA ATTCATATTCATGGTAGAAACATGTCTTCCCTGCATGAATATGTGCCTTTTGAGATACTGCCAAAGCAGTTAGGAGGAATGCTTCCTGATTTCAACTTCAGTTCATTCAGATCCAAAATTCAACATAATGAAAACATGATCAAAG